From Ananas comosus cultivar F153 linkage group 8, ASM154086v1, whole genome shotgun sequence, one genomic window encodes:
- the LOC109714145 gene encoding protein LHY-like isoform X1, with amino-acid sequence MNRGDGDVLCRGGHNRKEEEAVHDYEAAGEVDRGGAQQVSESPETLWQGVAAHTRTHWYKDGCPNQESCTKVFLKDDLIELQLEKEALTKGTPVGQSHDIEIPPPRPKRKSTCPYPRNTAAGSLSPLEEANDGKALHSTPLRSGKQVLCVDVDTSHEKLPATEAHQRKKQPSEAGSSSEVFHLCQVAPGASISSANKSSSNTCTFKHYIPLVEGGDEKTAQSETSQNFQEKQEQVKSASYTDADNHGQNGVYVNWKEKLTYKKKLDVREQRTIRGPLLNNDLRGAQCYSKHVPEQFMSRKNNESSKQSNFSGNYAPTKTDVQVNTSQTNPTTVPEHNHNMNSTTMPSADQPCSVFVPFTQSGSNQDASRTFLSPSSSSLMVSNLLHNPAIHAVASLAASYWSSNNSNASSSSTLENNGAVPNAQVNSSPSMVAMAAATVAAASAWWTSNGLLPLFPPVQPAFIFPPMQTMPISAMDMTRAPEHKEEKKDDRGHKLTQHNAVSKALSSESDESRRDETLRQAALKSMITNKPKSRLHDSDKAALRTPIRSSNGSNTPSSGDVETDGMKRKLQREVKDKDEQIHLVKNHLPEETSNYQNSSKEMLDDSRKGRPASLELFTGENLRKIPSLPPQSEDKEATALMVDLIGEAFRLSTKVTAEPEEHSKMNEIERVKLKSSRRAFKPYKRCSVEVDNQATTNEDSSDKRLRLGG; translated from the exons ATGAATCGCGGCGATGGAGACGTGCTCTGCCGGGGAGGACATAACCGCAAAG AGGAGGAAGCCGTACACGATTACGAAGCAGCGGGAGAAGTGGACAGAGGAGGAGCACAACAAGTTTCTGAAAGccctgaaactttatggcaggGCGTGGCAGCGCATACAAG AACACATTGGTACAAAGACGGCTGTCCAAATCAGGAGTCATGCACAAAAGTTTTTCTCAAAG ATGATTTAATTGAGCTGCAGTTGGAGAAAGAAGCTCTAACAAAAGGAACTCCTGTGGGGCAAAGTCATGACATAGAAATCCCTCCTCCACGCCCCAAAAGGAAATCAACTTGCCCGTATCCTCGAAATACTGCTGCAGGTTCCCTCTCTCCACTTGAAGAAGCAAATGATGGAAAAGCATTACATTCCACTCCTCTCAGAAGTGGCAAACAGGTGCTTTGTGTTGACGTCGATACTTCTCATGAG AAGCTTCCTGCGACAGAAGCACACCAAAGGAAAAAACAGCCATCTGAAGCTGGCAGCAGCTCAGAAGTATTTCACCTTTGCCAG GTTGCTCCGGGTGCTTCCATCTCCTCAGCGAACAAGAGCTCATCAAACACTTGTACTTTTAAGCACTATATTCCCCTTGTGGAAGGAGGAGATGAGAAAACCGCTCAAAGCGAAACGTCTCAGAACTTCCAAGAAAAGCAGGAACAGGTGAAGAGTGCTTCCTACACAGATGCTGATAATCATGGTCAAAACGGAGTTTACGTGAACTGGAAGGAGAAATTAACTTACAAAAAGAAGCTGGACGTGAGAGAGCAGCGAACAATTCGTGGCCCACTTCTGAACAACGATCTGCGAGGAGCTCAATGCTACTCGAAGCATGTCCCGGAGCAATTCATGAGCCGCAAGAACAATGAGAGCAGCAAGCAATCTAATTTTTCTGGTAACTATGCTCCTACGAAAACCGACGTTCAAGTTAACACATCTCAAACAAATCCTACTACCGTGCCTGAGCATAATCACAACATGAACTCTACTACGATGCCTTCTGCTGATCAACCATGTTCAGTATTTGTGCCTTTTACACAATCGGGCAGCAACCAAGATGCTTCTAGAACCTTTCTGTCGCCCTCATCTTCGAGTCTCATGGTATCTAACTTGCTGCATAATCCAGCAATTCATGCAGTAGCCAGCCTCGCAGCTTCATATTGGTCGTCGAACAACTCAAATGCCTCAAGCAGTTCAACCCTAGAAAATAATGGGGCAGTGCCAAATGCACAAGTGAACTCGTCCCCGAGCATGGTGGCAATGGCTGCCGCCACCGTGGCAGCGGCATCTGCCTGGTGGACGAGTAATGGTCTGTTGCCGCTCTTCCCTCCTGTTCAGCCTGCCTTCATTTTTCCTCCAATGCAAACTATGCCAATCTCCGCAATGGACATGACTCGAGCTCCAGAGCAtaaagaggaaaagaaggatGATAGAGGTCACAAGCTTACACAGCACAATGCGGTTTCTAAAGCATTATCATCAGAGTCAGATGAAAGTAGAAGAGATGAAACATTGCGGCAAGCTGCGCTGAAATCTATGATAACTAATAAGCCTAAATCCAGACTTCACGACTCCGATAAAGCGGCGTTAAGGACTCCAATTCGCTCTTCTAATGGTTCTAACACGCCTTCAAGCGGTGATGTAGAAACTGACGGTATGAAAAGGAAACTGCAAAGGGAGGTCAAGGACAAAGATGAGCAAATACATCTTGTTAAAAATCATCTCCCTGAGGAGACGAGCAATTACCAGAATTCTAGCAAAGAAATGCTTGATGATTCACGCAAG GGTCGACCTGCCTCTCTGGAGCTGTTTACTGGCGAAAACTTGCGAAAAATTCCTTCACTGCCGCCACAGAGCGAAGATAAAGAAGCCACTGCCTTGATGGTGGACCTCATTGGGGAAGCATTTCGATTGAGTACTAAAGTTACGGCCGAACCTGAAGAGCATTCTAAAATGAACGAAATTGAACGCGTGAAGCTGAAGTCGAGTCGAAGAGCATTCAAGCCTTACAAGAGATGTTCGGTGGAAGTAGACAACCAAGCAACAACAAATGAAGATAGCTCTGACAAGAGATTACGTCTGGGGGGATAA
- the LOC109713604 gene encoding protein CURVATURE THYLAKOID 1B, chloroplastic-like isoform X1, with product MASSSAAAAAAATCAHRSPALAGAKAPARRHAARRVRLPPLPPPRSAACPGLLQTASCGHGNARNVLAKATGESPAEATTEFPEIVKPVQELWDKLEDKYAVASLAVASIIGLWTAAGVISAIDRLPVVPGILELVGIGYTGWFAYQNLIFTPDREALIAKIKGVYENIIGSS from the exons atggcctcctcctccgccgccgccgccgccgcagccacctGCGCCCACCGCTCGCCGGCGTTGGCCGGCGCGAAGGCCCCCGCTCGCCGCCACGCCGCGCGACGCGTCCGCCTCCCGCCGCTTCCGCCGCCGCGCAGCGCCGCGTGCCCTGGACTCCTACAAACTGCCTCCTGCG GTCATGGAAATGCAAGAAATGTCCTTGCAAAGGCAACAGGAGAATCACCGGCTGAAGCTACGACTGAGTTTCCCGAAATTGTGAAACCCGTGCAGGAATTG TGGGACAAACTTGAAGATAAGTATGCCGTGGCTTCGCTAGCTGTTGCCAGTATTATCGGATTGTGGACTGCCGCTGGAGTGATTTCG GCAATTGATCGACTCCCTGTTGTCCCCGGCATTCTTGAGCTTGTTGGAATTGGTTACACAGGG TGGTTTGCATACCAAAACCTGATCTTCACACCTGACAG GGAAGCTTTGATAGCAAAGATAAAGGGCGTCTATGAGAACATAATCGGGAGCAGCTAA
- the LOC109714509 gene encoding 50S ribosomal protein L11, chloroplastic, protein MATPLSLPHLSSPFSTKTSLSSFLPRFSSPSLSSSSSPSSTSLRRGRSPTATPRPLTVKSMAPPKPGGKPKKVVGIVKLALEAGKATPAPPVGPALGSKGVNIMAFCKEYNAKTADKAGYVIPVEITVFDDKSFTFILKTPPASVLLLKAAGAEKGSKEPKREKVGKVTIEQLRAIATEKLPDLNCKSIESAMRIIAGTAANMGIDVEPPVLEPKKKAIVL, encoded by the exons ctcctccttcctcccccgcttctcctccccctccctctcctcctcttcttctccttcgtcCACGTCTCTCCGCAGAGGACGCTCTCCCACGGCCACTCCGAGGCCCCTCACCGTCAAATCCATGGCGCCTCCGAAGCCCGGGGGGAAACCCAAGAAGG TGGTGGGAATCGTAAAACTCGCTCTGGAGGCGGGTAAGGCGACTCCTGCGCCCCCAGTGGGGCCGGCGCTCGGGTCGAAGGGCGTGAACATCATGGCGTTTTGCAAGGAGTACAATGCCAAGACCGCGGACAAGGCCGGATACGTGATTCCGGTGGAAATCACAGTATTTGAT GATAAGAGCTTTACCTTCATTTTGAAGACTCCCCCTGCCTCAGTTTTGCTCCTTAAGGCTGCAG GTGCTGAGAAGGGTTCAAAAGAGCCGAAGCGAGAGAAGGTTGGGAAGGTAACAATCGAGCAGCTGCGTGCGATAGCAACGGAGAAGTTGCCGGATTTGAACTGCAAGAGTATCGAGTCGGCCATGAGGATCATAGCAGGCACTGCAGCCAATATGGGCATCGACGTCGAGCCGCCAGTTCTCGAGCCAAAGAAGAAAGCTATTGTATTATAG
- the LOC109713604 gene encoding protein CURVATURE THYLAKOID 1B, chloroplastic-like isoform X2 encodes MARYYAVLCRQVLSHGNARNVLAKATGESPAEATTEFPEIVKPVQELWDKLEDKYAVASLAVASIIGLWTAAGVISAIDRLPVVPGILELVGIGYTGWFAYQNLIFTPDREALIAKIKGVYENIIGSS; translated from the exons ATGGCACGATACTATGCCGTATTGTGCCGGCAAGTGCTCA GTCATGGAAATGCAAGAAATGTCCTTGCAAAGGCAACAGGAGAATCACCGGCTGAAGCTACGACTGAGTTTCCCGAAATTGTGAAACCCGTGCAGGAATTG TGGGACAAACTTGAAGATAAGTATGCCGTGGCTTCGCTAGCTGTTGCCAGTATTATCGGATTGTGGACTGCCGCTGGAGTGATTTCG GCAATTGATCGACTCCCTGTTGTCCCCGGCATTCTTGAGCTTGTTGGAATTGGTTACACAGGG TGGTTTGCATACCAAAACCTGATCTTCACACCTGACAG GGAAGCTTTGATAGCAAAGATAAAGGGCGTCTATGAGAACATAATCGGGAGCAGCTAA
- the LOC109714145 gene encoding protein LHY-like isoform X3 gives METCSAGEDITAKRRKPYTITKQREKWTEEEHNKFLKALKLYGRAWQRIQEHIGTKTAVQIRSHAQKFFSKLEKEALTKGTPVGQSHDIEIPPPRPKRKSTCPYPRNTAAGSLSPLEEANDGKALHSTPLRSGKQVLCVDVDTSHEKLPATEAHQRKKQPSEAGSSSEVFHLCQVAPGASISSANKSSSNTCTFKHYIPLVEGGDEKTAQSETSQNFQEKQEQVKSASYTDADNHGQNGVYVNWKEKLTYKKKLDVREQRTIRGPLLNNDLRGAQCYSKHVPEQFMSRKNNESSKQSNFSGNYAPTKTDVQVNTSQTNPTTVPEHNHNMNSTTMPSADQPCSVFVPFTQSGSNQDASRTFLSPSSSSLMVSNLLHNPAIHAVASLAASYWSSNNSNASSSSTLENNGAVPNAQVNSSPSMVAMAAATVAAASAWWTSNGLLPLFPPVQPAFIFPPMQTMPISAMDMTRAPEHKEEKKDDRGHKLTQHNAVSKALSSESDESRRDETLRQAALKSMITNKPKSRLHDSDKAALRTPIRSSNGSNTPSSGDVETDGMKRKLQREVKDKDEQIHLVKNHLPEETSNYQNSSKEMLDDSRKGRPASLELFTGENLRKIPSLPPQSEDKEATALMVDLIGEAFRLSTKVTAEPEEHSKMNEIERVKLKSSRRAFKPYKRCSVEVDNQATTNEDSSDKRLRLGG, from the exons ATGGAGACGTGCTCTGCCGGGGAGGACATAACCGCAAAG AGGAGGAAGCCGTACACGATTACGAAGCAGCGGGAGAAGTGGACAGAGGAGGAGCACAACAAGTTTCTGAAAGccctgaaactttatggcaggGCGTGGCAGCGCATACAAG AACACATTGGTACAAAGACGGCTGTCCAAATCAGGAGTCATGCACAAAAGTTTTTCTCAAAG TTGGAGAAAGAAGCTCTAACAAAAGGAACTCCTGTGGGGCAAAGTCATGACATAGAAATCCCTCCTCCACGCCCCAAAAGGAAATCAACTTGCCCGTATCCTCGAAATACTGCTGCAGGTTCCCTCTCTCCACTTGAAGAAGCAAATGATGGAAAAGCATTACATTCCACTCCTCTCAGAAGTGGCAAACAGGTGCTTTGTGTTGACGTCGATACTTCTCATGAG AAGCTTCCTGCGACAGAAGCACACCAAAGGAAAAAACAGCCATCTGAAGCTGGCAGCAGCTCAGAAGTATTTCACCTTTGCCAG GTTGCTCCGGGTGCTTCCATCTCCTCAGCGAACAAGAGCTCATCAAACACTTGTACTTTTAAGCACTATATTCCCCTTGTGGAAGGAGGAGATGAGAAAACCGCTCAAAGCGAAACGTCTCAGAACTTCCAAGAAAAGCAGGAACAGGTGAAGAGTGCTTCCTACACAGATGCTGATAATCATGGTCAAAACGGAGTTTACGTGAACTGGAAGGAGAAATTAACTTACAAAAAGAAGCTGGACGTGAGAGAGCAGCGAACAATTCGTGGCCCACTTCTGAACAACGATCTGCGAGGAGCTCAATGCTACTCGAAGCATGTCCCGGAGCAATTCATGAGCCGCAAGAACAATGAGAGCAGCAAGCAATCTAATTTTTCTGGTAACTATGCTCCTACGAAAACCGACGTTCAAGTTAACACATCTCAAACAAATCCTACTACCGTGCCTGAGCATAATCACAACATGAACTCTACTACGATGCCTTCTGCTGATCAACCATGTTCAGTATTTGTGCCTTTTACACAATCGGGCAGCAACCAAGATGCTTCTAGAACCTTTCTGTCGCCCTCATCTTCGAGTCTCATGGTATCTAACTTGCTGCATAATCCAGCAATTCATGCAGTAGCCAGCCTCGCAGCTTCATATTGGTCGTCGAACAACTCAAATGCCTCAAGCAGTTCAACCCTAGAAAATAATGGGGCAGTGCCAAATGCACAAGTGAACTCGTCCCCGAGCATGGTGGCAATGGCTGCCGCCACCGTGGCAGCGGCATCTGCCTGGTGGACGAGTAATGGTCTGTTGCCGCTCTTCCCTCCTGTTCAGCCTGCCTTCATTTTTCCTCCAATGCAAACTATGCCAATCTCCGCAATGGACATGACTCGAGCTCCAGAGCAtaaagaggaaaagaaggatGATAGAGGTCACAAGCTTACACAGCACAATGCGGTTTCTAAAGCATTATCATCAGAGTCAGATGAAAGTAGAAGAGATGAAACATTGCGGCAAGCTGCGCTGAAATCTATGATAACTAATAAGCCTAAATCCAGACTTCACGACTCCGATAAAGCGGCGTTAAGGACTCCAATTCGCTCTTCTAATGGTTCTAACACGCCTTCAAGCGGTGATGTAGAAACTGACGGTATGAAAAGGAAACTGCAAAGGGAGGTCAAGGACAAAGATGAGCAAATACATCTTGTTAAAAATCATCTCCCTGAGGAGACGAGCAATTACCAGAATTCTAGCAAAGAAATGCTTGATGATTCACGCAAG GGTCGACCTGCCTCTCTGGAGCTGTTTACTGGCGAAAACTTGCGAAAAATTCCTTCACTGCCGCCACAGAGCGAAGATAAAGAAGCCACTGCCTTGATGGTGGACCTCATTGGGGAAGCATTTCGATTGAGTACTAAAGTTACGGCCGAACCTGAAGAGCATTCTAAAATGAACGAAATTGAACGCGTGAAGCTGAAGTCGAGTCGAAGAGCATTCAAGCCTTACAAGAGATGTTCGGTGGAAGTAGACAACCAAGCAACAACAAATGAAGATAGCTCTGACAAGAGATTACGTCTGGGGGGATAA
- the LOC109714145 gene encoding protein LHY-like isoform X2, which yields MNRGDGDVLCRGGHNRKEEEAVHDYEAAGEVDRGGAQQVSESPETLWQGVAAHTRTHWYKDGCPNQESCTKVFLKDDLIELQLEKEALTKGTPVGQSHDIEIPPPRPKRKSTCPYPRNTAAGSLSPLEEANDGKALHSTPLRSGKQVLCVDVDTSHELPATEAHQRKKQPSEAGSSSEVFHLCQVAPGASISSANKSSSNTCTFKHYIPLVEGGDEKTAQSETSQNFQEKQEQVKSASYTDADNHGQNGVYVNWKEKLTYKKKLDVREQRTIRGPLLNNDLRGAQCYSKHVPEQFMSRKNNESSKQSNFSGNYAPTKTDVQVNTSQTNPTTVPEHNHNMNSTTMPSADQPCSVFVPFTQSGSNQDASRTFLSPSSSSLMVSNLLHNPAIHAVASLAASYWSSNNSNASSSSTLENNGAVPNAQVNSSPSMVAMAAATVAAASAWWTSNGLLPLFPPVQPAFIFPPMQTMPISAMDMTRAPEHKEEKKDDRGHKLTQHNAVSKALSSESDESRRDETLRQAALKSMITNKPKSRLHDSDKAALRTPIRSSNGSNTPSSGDVETDGMKRKLQREVKDKDEQIHLVKNHLPEETSNYQNSSKEMLDDSRKGRPASLELFTGENLRKIPSLPPQSEDKEATALMVDLIGEAFRLSTKVTAEPEEHSKMNEIERVKLKSSRRAFKPYKRCSVEVDNQATTNEDSSDKRLRLGG from the exons ATGAATCGCGGCGATGGAGACGTGCTCTGCCGGGGAGGACATAACCGCAAAG AGGAGGAAGCCGTACACGATTACGAAGCAGCGGGAGAAGTGGACAGAGGAGGAGCACAACAAGTTTCTGAAAGccctgaaactttatggcaggGCGTGGCAGCGCATACAAG AACACATTGGTACAAAGACGGCTGTCCAAATCAGGAGTCATGCACAAAAGTTTTTCTCAAAG ATGATTTAATTGAGCTGCAGTTGGAGAAAGAAGCTCTAACAAAAGGAACTCCTGTGGGGCAAAGTCATGACATAGAAATCCCTCCTCCACGCCCCAAAAGGAAATCAACTTGCCCGTATCCTCGAAATACTGCTGCAGGTTCCCTCTCTCCACTTGAAGAAGCAAATGATGGAAAAGCATTACATTCCACTCCTCTCAGAAGTGGCAAACAGGTGCTTTGTGTTGACGTCGATACTTCTCATGAG CTTCCTGCGACAGAAGCACACCAAAGGAAAAAACAGCCATCTGAAGCTGGCAGCAGCTCAGAAGTATTTCACCTTTGCCAG GTTGCTCCGGGTGCTTCCATCTCCTCAGCGAACAAGAGCTCATCAAACACTTGTACTTTTAAGCACTATATTCCCCTTGTGGAAGGAGGAGATGAGAAAACCGCTCAAAGCGAAACGTCTCAGAACTTCCAAGAAAAGCAGGAACAGGTGAAGAGTGCTTCCTACACAGATGCTGATAATCATGGTCAAAACGGAGTTTACGTGAACTGGAAGGAGAAATTAACTTACAAAAAGAAGCTGGACGTGAGAGAGCAGCGAACAATTCGTGGCCCACTTCTGAACAACGATCTGCGAGGAGCTCAATGCTACTCGAAGCATGTCCCGGAGCAATTCATGAGCCGCAAGAACAATGAGAGCAGCAAGCAATCTAATTTTTCTGGTAACTATGCTCCTACGAAAACCGACGTTCAAGTTAACACATCTCAAACAAATCCTACTACCGTGCCTGAGCATAATCACAACATGAACTCTACTACGATGCCTTCTGCTGATCAACCATGTTCAGTATTTGTGCCTTTTACACAATCGGGCAGCAACCAAGATGCTTCTAGAACCTTTCTGTCGCCCTCATCTTCGAGTCTCATGGTATCTAACTTGCTGCATAATCCAGCAATTCATGCAGTAGCCAGCCTCGCAGCTTCATATTGGTCGTCGAACAACTCAAATGCCTCAAGCAGTTCAACCCTAGAAAATAATGGGGCAGTGCCAAATGCACAAGTGAACTCGTCCCCGAGCATGGTGGCAATGGCTGCCGCCACCGTGGCAGCGGCATCTGCCTGGTGGACGAGTAATGGTCTGTTGCCGCTCTTCCCTCCTGTTCAGCCTGCCTTCATTTTTCCTCCAATGCAAACTATGCCAATCTCCGCAATGGACATGACTCGAGCTCCAGAGCAtaaagaggaaaagaaggatGATAGAGGTCACAAGCTTACACAGCACAATGCGGTTTCTAAAGCATTATCATCAGAGTCAGATGAAAGTAGAAGAGATGAAACATTGCGGCAAGCTGCGCTGAAATCTATGATAACTAATAAGCCTAAATCCAGACTTCACGACTCCGATAAAGCGGCGTTAAGGACTCCAATTCGCTCTTCTAATGGTTCTAACACGCCTTCAAGCGGTGATGTAGAAACTGACGGTATGAAAAGGAAACTGCAAAGGGAGGTCAAGGACAAAGATGAGCAAATACATCTTGTTAAAAATCATCTCCCTGAGGAGACGAGCAATTACCAGAATTCTAGCAAAGAAATGCTTGATGATTCACGCAAG GGTCGACCTGCCTCTCTGGAGCTGTTTACTGGCGAAAACTTGCGAAAAATTCCTTCACTGCCGCCACAGAGCGAAGATAAAGAAGCCACTGCCTTGATGGTGGACCTCATTGGGGAAGCATTTCGATTGAGTACTAAAGTTACGGCCGAACCTGAAGAGCATTCTAAAATGAACGAAATTGAACGCGTGAAGCTGAAGTCGAGTCGAAGAGCATTCAAGCCTTACAAGAGATGTTCGGTGGAAGTAGACAACCAAGCAACAACAAATGAAGATAGCTCTGACAAGAGATTACGTCTGGGGGGATAA